The window AGGAGCGGGTGCATCTCCACTTGGTGAGCGAACAGCGGGGCGTCGAGGACGTCCAGCGCCTCGTCGAGCAGGTCGGGACTGAAGTTGGAGACACCGACGTGGTCGACGGTGCCGCGGTCGACCAGTTCGTCGAACGCCGGGAGCGTCTCCGCGGCATCGTAGTTCCCGACCGGCCAGTGGACGTACAGCAGGTCGAGGGTGTCGACTCCGAGTCGACGAAGGCTATCGTCGACGCCGTCGAGCACCTCGTCGTACGCGAGTCCTGTCTGCTCCGGATGGAGCTTCGTCGCGACGAAGACGTCCTCGCGTGGGACCGACGCGGTTGCGATTCCCTCTCCGACCGCGCGCTCGTTGTCGTAGAACTGGGCGGTGTCGGCGTGCGTGTAGCCGGACTCCAGCGCGAGCCTGACGCTCTCTGCGCACTGTTCGGGGTTCGTGTTCTGCCACGTGCCGAGTCCAATCGCGGGAATTCGGTTCATGCGGACAACAACGTCGGTGCGTGCTATATAGCTCCGGATTCGGCCGGACACCGACCCCGCCGGTGCGCTCGTCGGCCGCTCGTTCGACCGATCCGGCCCCGAGAGCGACCTCGAGCCTCCGACAATCGCGGAGGAAGCGACGTCCGGCCGGCCGCTGTCCGCGATTGGCAGGGATGAACGACGTCGCGGCGGCTGATCTGTCGTTCTCCCCCGCCAAAGAAAGCGTTTCCCGGCCCGGAAGACGGGTCGGCCGCCGTTTCTCTACCCCAGGACCGACGATCTTCCTCCCAACTGTGTTCATCCTTACCGAACGACGTGGAACGGACCGAGATGAGTTCGAATCCGCTCGGTTGGGGGGTTTCTAACCATCCTATCGTTAGGTATCTCCTAGATGACTCCCACAATAGCGAGATTAGTGGTGTTACGTTCTATTCCTTCGATTGGGTGTGGACCGGGGTCGCTACGAAAGTGTTCACACTGACAGGATATAGGCATTAGCAGAAGTGTTGATATCCTCACGCCGCGTATGAGAAGTATGACTGGATCGGGCGAGAAATTAGTCGGTGTTGATCCGGAGCAGTTGCGCCAGCAACTGCGAACGGAAACGGATGCGAAGGCCACCAAGCAGCTCACTGTTGCACTCCTCTACGACGCTGGATTCTCGCCATACATCATCGAAAACTTCCTCGGCTTTCCTGCTCAGACCGCCTACGGCTGGTTGGACACAGTCGCCGAGCGCGATGTCACCGCGCTCGGCGACGCTCCACGACCCGGACGCCCATCGTACCTCTCGCCCGAGCAGTGGGACCAGCTCACCGCGACTCTTCAGGCACCGCCGTCAGAGGTTGACGTCGACGCACCAGCCTGGAAACCGCCGCTCGTCCAAGAGTACATCGTCGAGAATTTCGGCGTTGAGTACTCGCTCGCGCACGTTTATCGCATGATGCACAAGGCCGGGCTGTCAGTTCAGACAGCCCGGCCGATCGCCTATCAGGCCGACCCAGAAGAACAGCGACACTGGCGCGAGGAGTTCAAAAAAAGTGGCCGACGCTGAAGGCTAACGACTATCGAATCGTCGCGATCGATCAGCACTCCGAAGCGGTCGCAACCAATCAAAAGTCCGATTGGTTCCCGGTGAACTCGCGCCCGAGACTGCCGGTCTCGGGCGCTCGCGGGAAGGTGAACATGCTCGGAGCCGTCACTGACGACGGCGAACGGTTCGTGGCTCTCACACCGAATCAGTTCAATGCAGAGGTCGCGAAACACTTCCTCCGAGCGATACAGCACGAGTTCGGCGAGAGGCTCGTAATCGTGCTGGACAACGCGAGCTACTTCATCGCGAAGACACTGAAGAAGCAGGCCGCCGCGGACGGCCTGCTTCTGGAATACCTGCCGTCACATTCACCCGAGATGAATCCGCTCGAAAACTGCTGGCGGCAGCTTCGAGAAGGCCGGGCCAACCGATTGTTCCGCACGCTCGCCGATGTCAACGAGTACCTCTCAACAGCGCTGCCAGCGCTCAACTCGCCGCAAGTCTACGAGTATCTCTGCTAATGCCTATAGTCGTTTCCGGCCGGCAGCGACACGGGAGCAGTGGGAGAGACTTCTCGCAAGTGAGGACCCAGAGCACGTCGTCGGATAGAACCGACTCCGGCTCCAGTTCCGGTCCCTCCGGCGGTGTCCTCCGGGGCCGGCACCGTAACCGCCCCTGACCGCGTCGTCGGTGCCGCCCGGTCGCGACCACAGTCTGTCGTCCCCGAACGCCCGCCGGCGGTTGCCCTCACACTCGTCGGCCTCGCCCTCTCGGACGGGTACGTTTCCGACCGGCCGCCCGCGCCGGCTACCGACCGCCAGTCGTTTGCCACACGGGACGAAAGAGGCACGGGATGAACGTCACTGTAGTGAGTACGGGCGGCACCATCGCGAGCACCGACGACGACGGCGACGTCCGACCGACGAAGTCGGGGTCGGACCTGCTCGACGCGGTGCCGGACGTCGACGAGTACGCCACCGTCGACGTCGAGGAGGTCGCACAGGTGCCGAGCTTCGAGATCGACACCGCGACGCTCGAAGCGGTGGGTCGGCGGGTCGCGGCGCTCGACGACGACGCGACCGTCGACGGGGTCGTCGTTACCCACGGGACGGACACGATGGAGGAGACCGCCTACTACCTCGACGTCGCCCTCCAGCCGGAGACGCCGGTGTATCTCACCGGCGCCCAGCGTCGCCCCGACGAGACGGGGTCGGACGCGGCCGCCAACCTCCAGACGGCGTTTCGGGCGGCCGCCGCGTTCGAGGCGGAGGCGGCGACCGGCACGTTCGTCGTCTTCAACGAGGAGGTGCACGCGGCGCGGGAGGCCACCAAATCCCATACAACCAAGTTAGAGACGTTCAGATCCCCGAACACGGGACCTGTAGCGACGTTCGACCATGCCGGCGCGTGGGTCCACCGGCCGCCGACGAGTGAGACGGACGCCGTCCTGGCGACCGACCTGGACGCGACGGTGTACGTGCTCAAAAGCGGGATCGGGGTGAGAGGCGACCTGCTCGACGCGGCGCTCGACCGCGGTGCGGACGGGGTCGTCCTCGAGGCCACCGGAATCGGCAACACGACGAAGGAGTTCGGACGGGCGGTCAGAGACGCTACGGCGGAGATTCCAGTCGTCGTGGCGTCGCGGTGTTTCGCGGGCCGGACCACCCCCCTGTACGGCAGCGTCGGCGGGAGTGAACGCCTCGCCGAGTACGGCGCCGTGTTCGCCGGCGACCTTCCGGCACAGAAAGCCCGAATCAAACTCCAATTGGCGCTGGAAGCGTATGACGGGCGCGAGGCGGTGGAGGAGGTCTTCTCAGGGTAGTCGGGGACGGAGGGAATGCGGCCGCAGCGGAGCCCACAGATTCTTTCGAACGCTCCAGGGATGCAGATGGGTACCGACTCCGCAAAAAGCGGGCGGAGCGTACAGAAAGTCACGAAGGGTGGAACGGAACGTCTACCTTCCGAACGACGCCGACGGGCCGCTCGACGCGGAGTTCGATGGCTGGTGTACGAGCGTGGACGTAACTTGGGCTATAGTGGCGTCTGCAACTGGTTACTCATCCGACCGCACGTCGTCGTGCGGTCGAGTGTGTGATGACTCGCAGACGCTACTATAGAAGCCTCGGAAGACCCGCCACTGTTGCCCCGTCGTCGGCATCGACGGAATCGACTGGGTCGCGGAGATGGGTCCCGAGGCGTTCCACGACCGCATTTCGGACCCGGCGCTGCTCTGAACCCTCGGTCGGCTCTTTTTGCCCACCCTGCCTATTGGGGAACGGGCCGAGTGACGTCGTCGATCACTCGACGACGTGTTCGGGCGTCTCCCCGTCGAGGTAGTCGTCGAGCTGGCCGGCGATGATTCGCGGCCCGCCGAGCACCGCGTCCCGAGTCGACCCGGCGACGTGGGGGGTGAGGACGACCTCGTCTCGGTCGAAGAGGGGGTGGTCCACGGGGAGCGGCTCCTCCTGGAACACGTCGATCGCCGCGCCGCCGAGTTCGTCGTTCTCGAGCGCCGCAACCAGCGCTTCCTCGTCGACGAGGCCGCCCCGAGCGGTGTTGATCAGGTACGCCGAGGGTTTCATCCGCTGGAACTCCTCGCGGCCCATCATCCCCTCGGTGTCGCGCGACAGCCTGACGTGGAGCGTCACGGCGTCGGACTCGGCCAGCAGCGTCTCCAGGTCGGCCGGCTCCGGACCCGCCTCGCGGATCTCGTCGTCGTCGACGAACGGGTCGTACGCTAGAATCTCGGGGTCGAACCCGGCGAGCCGGCGGGCGACCCCCCGGCCGATGTGGCCGAAGCCGACGACCCCGACCGTCGTCGTCCGGACGTCCGGCGGGAGCCGGTCGGGGTCGAACACTTGGTTCCACTCCCCCGCGGAGAGCTCCGCGTGGTTGAACGGGATCTCCCGAAGCCGCGAGAGCAGCATCGAGACGGCGTAGTCGGCGACGGCGTCGCGGTTGCGGCCGGGGGCGTGGAGCACAGTAACGCCGTTGTCGGCGGCGGCCTCGACGTCGACGTTCTCCGTGCCGCCGCGGGCGGCGCCGACGAGCTCCAGCGAGTCCGCCCCGTCGATCAGCTCTCGGGAGACGGGTGCCTTGTGGACGACCAGCGCGTCCACCCCGTCGAGCTCGGCGGCGATCGCGCCCGTGTCGTAGCTCCCCGGGCCGGCCGACTCCATATCCATCGTCACGTTCCGGAACTCGGCGGGTGAGGCGTCGCCCATCCAGTCCATCCGGTCGAACGCCACCCCTCGCTCCTCGAGGCCCTCGAGCGCCTCGTACATGTACTCGCTCGGCTGCTGTGGGTCCCCGCACAGTAAGACCTTCATTCGATTCAATCCTCCCGCCTGAAGGTCTTGAGCGTTTCCCAGGGTACTTCCATCCCGTCGACGGCTTGGTCGAACGCCTCGGAGACGCGTCGGTAGGCGGCGACCGCCGCCGAGTCCGGCTCGTACGATTGGGCGGTTCCGACCGCCCGGTCGACCGCCGTCGCTGCGTCCGGGTAGACGCCCGCGGCCGTCCCCCCGCACAGCGCCGCCCCGAGCGCACCGGTCTCGCGTGCGTCCGGGACCGTCACCGGGGCGTCGGCGACATCGGCGAACAGCTTCGACCAGGCGTCGCTCTGTGCGCCGCCGCCCGTCAACCGGATCGTCCCGACCGCGGGCGTGAGGGTGTCGAGCGCCCCAGTCTGGGTTATCGCGACCCCCTCGTAGATCGCCCGGAGCATGTGCGCGCTCGTATGCGAGAGCCGGAGCCCGTAGAACCCGCCGGCGCTGCTCGGGTCGTCAGTCGACCCCTGCAGGAACGGGTGGAAGACGAGCCCGTCCGCACCCGGGTCGACCCCCGCGACCGCCTCCTCGTACACCTCGTACGGGTCGACCCCACGCTCGCACGCCTCCCGGCGCCAGTCGCCGCCACACCGGTCGACGAACCAGTCGACGCAGGCCGCCCCCGCCCTGATACCTCGGTAGCGGTACCAGCCGTCGAGGTACCGCCGGAGCAGGCCGCCCGCGCCGTCGTCCGGCGAGTCGAGCACCGCGACGCTCTGGCCCCACGTCCCGAGGATGGCGAGTCCGTCGCCCGGCTCGACCAGTCCCGCGCCGAAAGTGCACGCGCCGACGTCCTGTAGCCCGGCGGCGACGGGGGTCCCCTCGGGGAGTCCGGTGTCGGCGGCGGCCTCGACCGTCATCGCCCCACAGGACTCGGTGCTCGGGATGACCGGTGGCAACGCCTTGAACGCCGCCTCGATGCCGAGTGCGGCGAACGCCTCCCGGTCGTACGCGGCGTTCGGGCCGTAGAAGACGCTCCCCTCGGTCGGGTCCGTGACGCGCTCGCCGGTAAGCCGGTGGGTGAGCACGTCCTTGCAGAACAGGAGCGTGTCGAGGCGGTCGTACGTCGCCGGCTCGTTGGCCCGAAGCCACACGAGGAGGCTCAGCGGGTCCGCGCCGAACGGCTCCCAGCCGAGACGGTCGACGGCGCGCTCGCGGGCCCCCTCGGCGCAGTGCTCGTCGAGGGCGTCGAGCGCCCGGCTGTCGGTAGACTTGATTCCGCAGACCGGCTCGCCCGCCGCGTCCAACCCGTAGAGACCGTGGCCGTGGCCGGCGACGCCCACGCCGGCGACGGCGTCGGTCGGGACGTCGTCGCTCCCGACGACCGCCCCGACCGTCTCCGCGACGACCGCCCACAGGCGGTCGTGGTCCTGCTCCTCGCGGTCGGCCGCCGCTCCCTCGCTCGCGTCGACGCCCCCGTTCGCGGTTCCCCCGGTCCCCCCGGCTTCCCCGGCCGCGCCGTCCGGCTCCGACCGCGGCGTCGACCGCGACGCGGCCGCGAGCTCGGTTCCGTCGGGGTCGTAGGCGGCGACCGTGACGTTGGTGAGTCCGGCGTCGACCCCGACGAGCACGTTCTCCGTCATCGGTCCGCCCGGCGCGACTCGCCGGCGCTCCCGGTGAGTTCGCACAGCCCCGCCATCACGTCGGCGATCCGGTCTCGGGCCGCGTTCGAGACGACGTGCGGGTGGAAGTACGTCTTGTCGGGCCCCCAGTCGGCCTCGGCGAAGAAGCCCGCCCGGTCGTCGGCGACGCCGTCCGGGGGTCGGACCGCGTCGGCGTGCTCGCGGTAGAAGTCCGCCGCGGTCCGTGCGTACTCGTACTGGTACCGGGTGTTCTTGTTGAACTTGACGACCCCGGCGTCGAGGAGTGCCGCCAACTGCTCGTCGGCGAGCCCCGAGGCGCCGTGGACGACGAGAAACGCGTCCGACCCGGCGTCGGCGAGCGCCCGGCCGATGTCGGCCGCAACGTCGGGTCGGACGTCGAGGTCGCGGCCGGAGGCGACGCCGTGCTGGGTGCCGACCGATACCGCGAGGAGGTCACAGCCCGTCCGCTCGACGAACTCGACCGCGTCGTCCGCGTCGGTGTAGAACGCCTCGTCGTCCGGTGTCTTCGTGCTTCCCTCGACGCCGGCGATGCGGCCCAGTTCGGCCTCGACGAAGACCTCCCCGGCGGCGTGCTCGACCGCCTCACGGGTGAGTTCGACGTTGCGCTCGAACGGCTCGGCGGAGGCGTCGACCATCACGGAGTTGGGGACGCCCGAGTCGAGACATGCCTCCAAGAAGTCAGCGTCCTCGGGGAGGTGGACGTGATCGACGTTGCAGAAGGTCTCGATGTCGAAGCGCGCCCCGAACGCGTCCAGACAGTCGCCGAAGACGCGGAGCCCAACGGTCGGGTCGCCGTCGCCGAAGAAGGCTGCCTCTTCGCGACCGAGCTGGACGACAAGGTCTGAGTCGGTGCGGTCGCTCCCTCGTAGCAGTCCGACGAGCACGTCGAAGTGGGTGACGTTGCTGGCGAAGAACCCGTGGCCGCCCTCCCGGGCCCGCTCGTACAGCTTCCGGAGGCCGACGCCCGCACGGTGTGACATACGCTACCTGACGGGACAGTGCCGATTAATTCTACCGGAACGACGCGACGGCATCCCGGGGGTCGCACCGACGAGGCGAACGCGGTGGGCGTCGCCGCCGCTCAGGTCGTACTCCGCTTCGAAGCACCGTCGGACGGAGACGACCGATCCCGCCTCGGTACCCTGGGTGATGGTCTCGTACTCCGCCAGCGCCGCCACGACCGTCTGCGTCCTGCCCCGCGACGGTTTGATCTCGCTCGTGTCCGTGGTGTCCGCTGTCGCCTCTCGGGCGGTCGAACGACCGCCTCGCGCACGGTTCGCGTGGTTGTCACCCACGGGTACGGCCGTCCGCGGCCCCACTGGACGGCTACTCCTCCCGGAGACCGAACGCGTCGAGCGTCGTCTGCTCAGTCTCGACGAACGCGGAGTTCTCGTACTGCCGGCGGAGGCGGTCCAATCGGGAGTCTTCTGCCGCCTGCTCCTGAGTCCACTCCTCGGCGAACTCCCCGGATTCGATCGCTGCCAGGCGTTCGCGCATGAACTCGCGGATCGGTTCGCGGTCGAACGCCTCCAGTCCGAGCAGCTGGCCGTACTGGCTCGTCCGCGAGTGGAGGTCCATCTGCGCGACCAACCCCTCGGTCGCGCACTTCTCGAAGATGTGGGCCATCTCGCGGGAAAGGTACGACTCGAGCAGCGTCACCTCCGGCGGGACCCCCGCCTCGGACTCCACCTCGAAGCGGGCGAGCAGCGCGGCGGCGAACACCGGGAACAGCCCCTGTTCGCTCAGCAGGTCCGTGCGCGTCTCCGTCTCGAAGTCAGTCTCGACGACGCCCGAGCGGGTGCTCCCGATGCCGGCCGCGACGGCCAACGCCCGACTCTTCGCCTCGCCCGTGGCGTCCCGGTGGACGGCTAGCAGCGCG of the Halococcus salifodinae DSM 8989 genome contains:
- a CDS encoding aldo/keto reductase; protein product: MNRIPAIGLGTWQNTNPEQCAESVRLALESGYTHADTAQFYDNERAVGEGIATASVPREDVFVATKLHPEQTGLAYDEVLDGVDDSLRRLGVDTLDLLYVHWPVGNYDAAETLPAFDELVDRGTVDHVGVSNFSPDLLDEALDVLDAPLFAHQVEMHPLLQQETLLEHARKHDYYQVAYSPLAQGGAFDVPEVARIAKRRGVSPAQVCLAWLLSKKNVTAVPKATSEAHIADNRAALDLALTSAEVESIDSIRRTERLIEQEGAPWSA
- a CDS encoding helix-turn-helix domain-containing protein gives rise to the protein MTGSGEKLVGVDPEQLRQQLRTETDAKATKQLTVALLYDAGFSPYIIENFLGFPAQTAYGWLDTVAERDVTALGDAPRPGRPSYLSPEQWDQLTATLQAPPSEVDVDAPAWKPPLVQEYIVENFGVEYSLAHVYRMMHKAGLSVQTARPIAYQADPEEQRHWREEFKKSGRR
- a CDS encoding IS630 family transposase encodes the protein MDQHSEAVATNQKSDWFPVNSRPRLPVSGARGKVNMLGAVTDDGERFVALTPNQFNAEVAKHFLRAIQHEFGERLVIVLDNASYFIAKTLKKQAAADGLLLEYLPSHSPEMNPLENCWRQLREGRANRLFRTLADVNEYLSTALPALNSPQVYEYLC
- a CDS encoding asparaginase; this translates as MNVTVVSTGGTIASTDDDGDVRPTKSGSDLLDAVPDVDEYATVDVEEVAQVPSFEIDTATLEAVGRRVAALDDDATVDGVVVTHGTDTMEETAYYLDVALQPETPVYLTGAQRRPDETGSDAAANLQTAFRAAAAFEAEAATGTFVVFNEEVHAAREATKSHTTKLETFRSPNTGPVATFDHAGAWVHRPPTSETDAVLATDLDATVYVLKSGIGVRGDLLDAALDRGADGVVLEATGIGNTTKEFGRAVRDATAEIPVVVASRCFAGRTTPLYGSVGGSERLAEYGAVFAGDLPAQKARIKLQLALEAYDGREAVEEVFSG
- a CDS encoding 2-hydroxyacid dehydrogenase, which gives rise to MKVLLCGDPQQPSEYMYEALEGLEERGVAFDRMDWMGDASPAEFRNVTMDMESAGPGSYDTGAIAAELDGVDALVVHKAPVSRELIDGADSLELVGAARGGTENVDVEAAADNGVTVLHAPGRNRDAVADYAVSMLLSRLREIPFNHAELSAGEWNQVFDPDRLPPDVRTTTVGVVGFGHIGRGVARRLAGFDPEILAYDPFVDDDEIREAGPEPADLETLLAESDAVTLHVRLSRDTEGMMGREEFQRMKPSAYLINTARGGLVDEEALVAALENDELGGAAIDVFQEEPLPVDHPLFDRDEVVLTPHVAGSTRDAVLGGPRIIAGQLDDYLDGETPEHVVE
- a CDS encoding FGGY-family carbohydrate kinase, with translation MTENVLVGVDAGLTNVTVAAYDPDGTELAAASRSTPRSEPDGAAGEAGGTGGTANGGVDASEGAAADREEQDHDRLWAVVAETVGAVVGSDDVPTDAVAGVGVAGHGHGLYGLDAAGEPVCGIKSTDSRALDALDEHCAEGARERAVDRLGWEPFGADPLSLLVWLRANEPATYDRLDTLLFCKDVLTHRLTGERVTDPTEGSVFYGPNAAYDREAFAALGIEAAFKALPPVIPSTESCGAMTVEAAADTGLPEGTPVAAGLQDVGACTFGAGLVEPGDGLAILGTWGQSVAVLDSPDDGAGGLLRRYLDGWYRYRGIRAGAACVDWFVDRCGGDWRREACERGVDPYEVYEEAVAGVDPGADGLVFHPFLQGSTDDPSSAGGFYGLRLSHTSAHMLRAIYEGVAITQTGALDTLTPAVGTIRLTGGGAQSDAWSKLFADVADAPVTVPDARETGALGAALCGGTAAGVYPDAATAVDRAVGTAQSYEPDSAAVAAYRRVSEAFDQAVDGMEVPWETLKTFRRED
- the fba gene encoding class II fructose-bisphosphate aldolase → MSHRAGVGLRKLYERAREGGHGFFASNVTHFDVLVGLLRGSDRTDSDLVVQLGREEAAFFGDGDPTVGLRVFGDCLDAFGARFDIETFCNVDHVHLPEDADFLEACLDSGVPNSVMVDASAEPFERNVELTREAVEHAAGEVFVEAELGRIAGVEGSTKTPDDEAFYTDADDAVEFVERTGCDLLAVSVGTQHGVASGRDLDVRPDVAADIGRALADAGSDAFLVVHGASGLADEQLAALLDAGVVKFNKNTRYQYEYARTAADFYREHADAVRPPDGVADDRAGFFAEADWGPDKTYFHPHVVSNAARDRIADVMAGLCELTGSAGESRRADR